Below is a genomic region from Candidatus Cloacimonadota bacterium.
CCTGCCGGATTATTTTGTGGTCGAGATGTCCAAGTTTTTTCACTAATCTTTTCTTATCGACAGTTCTGATCTGATCCAGAACGATCCAACCTGATTTATTACTGAAATTCAACCTTATTCGAGTTGGATAATCATGCGATTTAGTTATCATGGGAGCAATGATAACTGTAGCAATATTTCGATTCATTTCATCTGGAGAAACTACAACACAAGGACGGGATTTTTTGATTTCATGACCGATAGTGGGATCAAGAGAAATCAGGAAAATATCGTATTGTTCGATCACCATACCCAATCCTGATTATTTATATCTATCTTGCCATCGATAAAAAGTCTGTCATCGCTGTTTTTATGCATTTTTTTAAATTCTTTATCCCAGTTTTTCCTGGGATTTTCATTAAAAGGTCTGATCATTATCAGGTCATCATTCACTTCCAAATCAACAAAGTTCTTAATATGACATTGCTCTAATATTATTTTTGGTATTCTTATACCTTTTGAATTTCCAATTGCTATCAAGTTTGCTTTCATTTTTTTTACCTCCAATTTAATTACATTATAGTTACTTTATATGTCAAATAAAAATTTAATGAAAACACAACTGGAATTTTTTGATAATGAAGGGATAACTTTACGAAAAGATAATTTGAGGATTTTTAAGAAGAGTTTTTTGAAATAGATCAGGAAAATTTCACAAGTTGTAATGAAGATACGGTTTCTATTACTCATAAATTCTGGAATATATCTTGCATAAATCATTGACCGATAATTTATGTAATTTTTTTTGAATTATTGGAGAATAAATGAGTTCTGCACAACTGGGTGACTTGCAATGAAGAATTTAGAGAGGCGTCTTTGCGAGGATTTCTTCCTGCTTTTACAAACGAAGCAATCTCATTCTTCATAGTAAGTTGGAGTTTCAGATTGCTTCGCAGGAATTTCTATGTAAGACATCTCGCAATGACAATTTCGATTGTTGCAGAACACTTTTTGAAAAAAATATTGTGAGGAATTAAATATGGGAAAAAAGATTTTTTTAATGATCTTGTTCTGTGCTTCTATTTTACTTGTTTCAAGTGAATTACAAATATCCGGTCTGAACGGAAATATCATCATTTCAGGAAATCCCACCGACTTTGAAATAACAGAAAATCCGGATAATGAATATTTAGAGATCAATGTTAAAAACTGTCAAAACAATGGAATTATTGGGAGTCCGGAACTTCCAAAATATACAAAACTTGTAAACTTACCTGACAATGGGAATTATACAGTAAAAGAAATAGATTACGATTTTAATGAAATTTCTCTTAATAAAAAGATCATCTTTTCCGGTTGGGAAGATAATGAAGAACCGAATCAGGAAATCTATGAAATAGACAGATGGATTCCTGAAGAAATTGTTTTTATCGGTGATCCGGTCATTATGAGAAGTATCCGCTTTTCGCAGGTTTCGGTAGCAGTTGTTCAATATAACCCGGTTTTGAATAAAATAAGATTACTGAAAGATATAAACATCGAATTTGAAATCGATCATTCGATCACAAAAAATCCGATTAAAAATAACAGGAATGTTTCTACTTCAACCTTTAATAAGATCGCTTCCTCAAAAATATTCGGGATAGAACCTGATCGTTCTGAAAATCAGGGAAGTTACCTTTTTATTTGCCCTGATAACTGCGTTTCTGCATTACA
It encodes:
- a CDS encoding AbrB/MazE/SpoVT family DNA-binding domain-containing protein — its product is MKANLIAIGNSKGIRIPKIILEQCHIKNFVDLEVNDDLIMIRPFNENPRKNWDKEFKKMHKNSDDRLFIDGKIDINNQDWVW
- a CDS encoding type II toxin-antitoxin system PemK/MazF family toxin, which produces MVIEQYDIFLISLDPTIGHEIKKSRPCVVVSPDEMNRNIATVIIAPMITKSHDYPTRIRLNFSNKSGWIVLDQIRTVDKKRLVKKLGHLDHKIIRQVKNTIKEMLVD